In the genome of Balneola sp., one region contains:
- the cysD gene encoding sulfate adenylyltransferase subunit CysD, giving the protein MTSYRLTHIQQLESEAILIMREVAAQFQKPVLLFSGGKDSIVMAHLAKKAFYPGKIPFPFMHVDTGHNFDETIDFRDWLAEELGVEMLVASVQEAIDQGKVREETGPRASRNTLQITALLDGLEKYKFDAAFGGARRDEEKARAKERFFSHRDEFGQWDPKNQRPELWNLFNGKKHMGEHFRVFPLSNWTEMDVWQYIAAENVKIPSLYFSHEREVFERDSVYLAKSEYIQNFDHEIPEKKTVRFRTIGDVTCTGAVLSNASSLEEIIQEVASARITERGGRADDKRSEAAMEERKKQGYF; this is encoded by the coding sequence ATGACATCATATAGACTAACCCATATTCAGCAGCTTGAGTCAGAAGCAATTTTGATTATGCGTGAAGTAGCTGCGCAATTCCAGAAGCCTGTCCTATTATTTTCAGGAGGAAAGGATTCAATTGTCATGGCTCATTTAGCGAAAAAAGCATTTTACCCAGGTAAAATTCCATTTCCTTTTATGCATGTTGATACAGGCCACAACTTTGACGAGACCATTGACTTCAGAGATTGGTTAGCAGAAGAGCTCGGCGTTGAAATGCTGGTAGCTAGTGTACAGGAAGCAATAGATCAAGGTAAGGTTAGAGAAGAAACGGGCCCAAGAGCTAGTAGAAATACGCTTCAGATTACAGCGCTACTAGATGGACTTGAAAAGTATAAATTTGATGCTGCTTTTGGTGGAGCAAGAAGAGATGAAGAGAAAGCCCGTGCAAAAGAACGATTTTTCTCACATAGGGATGAATTTGGTCAGTGGGATCCTAAAAACCAGAGACCGGAACTTTGGAATTTATTCAATGGGAAAAAACACATGGGAGAACATTTCAGAGTGTTTCCGTTGAGTAATTGGACCGAAATGGATGTATGGCAGTACATTGCTGCTGAAAATGTGAAAATACCTTCTCTCTATTTTTCTCATGAAAGAGAAGTATTTGAGCGTGATAGTGTATACTTGGCTAAATCGGAATACATCCAGAATTTTGATCATGAGATCCCAGAAAAGAAAACGGTTCGATTTAGAACTATTGGTGATGTTACTTGTACCGGTGCAGTATTATCTAATGCATCTAGCCTAGAAGAAATTATACAAGAGGTTGCTTCGGCAAGAATCACCGAACGAGGGGGAAGGGCTGATGATAAGCGATCAGAAGCAGCTATGGAAGAGCGAAAGAAACAAGGATATTTTTAA
- the cysN gene encoding sulfate adenylyltransferase subunit CysN: MSEQLDSNAYLNMDLLRFTTAGSVDDGKSTLIGRLLYDSKSIFEDQLEAIEESSKNKGDDYTNLALLTDGLSAEREQGITIDVAYRYFSTPKRKFIIADTPGHIQYTRNMVTGASTANLAIILVDARHGVIEQTCRHSFIASLLGIKHIVLCVNKMDLVDYSEEAFDKVVSQYKEFSSKLDVPDIHFIPISALYGDNVVEKSTKMDWYNGPTLLYTLENVEVNSDYNHVDSRFPVQWVVRPQSKDYVDYRGYAGRVEGGVFKPGDEVIALPSGFTSKIKSIHNHTEEIAEAYQPMSVSITLEDDIDISRGDMIAKADNQPQNGQDIDLMVCWLNQQPLQLNGKYTIKHTTKDARCIVKEIKYKVDINTLHRKEDDFEIGLNDIGRIKIRTTAPLLYDSYKRNRSTGSLIIVDEFTNVTVGAGMII; encoded by the coding sequence ATGTCAGAACAGTTAGATAGCAATGCTTACCTGAATATGGATTTGCTTCGTTTCACTACAGCAGGTAGTGTTGATGATGGTAAGAGTACATTAATTGGTCGTTTACTTTACGATTCAAAATCAATCTTTGAAGATCAGCTAGAAGCAATTGAGGAATCAAGTAAAAACAAAGGGGATGACTATACAAATTTAGCGCTCCTTACAGACGGTCTTTCGGCTGAGCGCGAGCAGGGAATTACAATTGATGTTGCATACAGGTACTTCTCTACTCCAAAAAGAAAGTTTATAATTGCTGATACTCCTGGACATATTCAATATACCAGGAATATGGTAACAGGAGCTTCAACCGCTAATCTGGCAATTATTTTGGTTGATGCCAGGCACGGTGTAATTGAACAGACATGTAGGCATTCATTTATCGCTTCCTTATTAGGGATAAAACATATTGTTTTGTGTGTAAATAAAATGGATCTCGTCGATTATAGTGAGGAAGCATTTGATAAAGTAGTTAGCCAATACAAAGAGTTTTCATCAAAATTGGATGTGCCGGATATTCACTTCATTCCGATCAGTGCACTTTATGGTGATAATGTAGTTGAGAAATCAACTAAAATGGATTGGTACAATGGCCCGACCCTTCTGTATACTCTTGAGAATGTGGAGGTAAATAGTGACTACAATCATGTTGATTCAAGGTTTCCTGTTCAGTGGGTAGTACGACCACAATCAAAAGATTACGTCGATTATAGAGGATATGCGGGGAGAGTAGAAGGAGGAGTGTTTAAGCCTGGCGATGAAGTTATTGCGCTTCCTTCAGGTTTTACTTCTAAGATTAAGTCCATTCATAATCATACTGAAGAAATTGCAGAAGCATATCAACCTATGTCCGTTTCCATTACTTTGGAAGATGATATTGACATTAGTAGAGGTGATATGATCGCTAAAGCGGATAATCAGCCTCAAAATGGACAAGATATTGACTTAATGGTTTGTTGGTTGAATCAGCAACCATTACAGCTTAATGGAAAATATACAATCAAGCATACTACCAAAGATGCTCGCTGTATAGTTAAGGAGATCAAATATAAAGTTGATATTAATACCCTTCACAGAAAGGAAGATGATTTTGAAATTGGATTAAATGATATAGGTAGGATAAAAATCCGCACCACAGCGCCTTTATTATATGATAGCTACAAGAGGAATAGATCTACAGGTAGTCTCATAATTGTAGATGAATTCACAAATGTTACTGTGGGAGCGGGAATGATTATCTAA
- the cysC gene encoding adenylyl-sulfate kinase: MNEIKWKPTVLWFTGLSGSGKSTISEQVFKIIEDLGYEVEHLDGDIIRDIFPKTGFSKEDRNNHIKRVGYLASRLQAHKVFVIGSFVSPYKEARDFVRDLCEDFTEVYISTPYEECERRDVKGLYAKARAGEIKHFTGLDDPYEAPENPELEIDTTNITLEEAVQKVIGYLNSHKAVS; this comes from the coding sequence ATGAACGAGATTAAATGGAAACCCACGGTTCTTTGGTTCACAGGGTTATCGGGCTCAGGTAAAAGCACAATTTCGGAGCAGGTATTTAAGATCATTGAAGATCTTGGATATGAAGTTGAACACCTTGATGGTGATATTATCAGGGATATTTTTCCGAAAACTGGCTTCTCCAAAGAAGACCGAAACAATCATATTAAACGAGTTGGTTATTTAGCCAGTAGGTTACAAGCTCATAAAGTATTCGTAATTGGATCTTTCGTATCTCCTTATAAAGAAGCCAGAGATTTTGTGAGAGATCTTTGTGAAGATTTTACTGAGGTTTATATCTCCACGCCCTATGAAGAATGTGAGCGCCGTGACGTTAAAGGATTATATGCCAAAGCTCGTGCAGGAGAAATCAAACATTTCACAGGACTAGATGATCCTTATGAAGCTCCGGAGAATCCGGAATTGGAAATAGATACGACAAATATTACGCTAGAAGAAGCAGTCCAAAAAGTAATAGGATATCTAAATAGCCATAAAGCTGTATCTTAA
- a CDS encoding NAD-dependent epimerase/dehydratase family protein — protein sequence MNILVTGGAGFIGSHLIDRLLKEGRNVLNVDNFDPFYSKEIKLKNIEHHFGYENYRFIELDIRNKDKLDNLIPNDTDVIIHLAAKAGVRPSILNPISYQEVNVKGTQNLLEVARDKEIKQFIFASSSSVYGKNPSVPWCEDDRVLEPISPYASTKVSGELLGHVYSHLHGIRFLALRFFTVYGPRQRPDLAIHKFLRLMSEGEEITLYGDGFTRRDYTYIDDIIDGIMASIQYKGSMFELINLGNNQTVGLLQLIDAIETASGIEAKKVFGSEQPGDVKQTWADISKAEKILNYKPSISIKEGLPQFVEWYKSVRE from the coding sequence ATGAATATTTTGGTTACTGGAGGAGCAGGTTTTATTGGGTCACATCTAATAGATCGTCTTCTCAAAGAGGGTAGAAATGTCCTAAATGTTGATAATTTTGACCCTTTTTATTCAAAAGAAATTAAGTTAAAAAATATTGAACACCATTTTGGGTATGAGAACTATAGATTTATTGAGTTAGACATTCGAAATAAAGATAAGCTAGACAACTTGATTCCAAACGATACAGACGTAATCATTCATTTAGCTGCAAAGGCAGGTGTCAGGCCCTCAATATTGAATCCAATATCATACCAAGAAGTAAATGTTAAAGGAACGCAAAACTTACTTGAAGTGGCGAGAGATAAAGAGATCAAGCAATTTATTTTTGCATCTTCGAGTTCTGTATATGGCAAAAACCCAAGTGTCCCTTGGTGTGAAGATGATAGAGTATTAGAACCTATTAGTCCTTATGCAAGTACTAAAGTAAGTGGTGAATTGTTGGGACATGTATACAGCCATTTACATGGTATTCGTTTTTTGGCATTACGCTTTTTTACAGTCTATGGGCCACGTCAAAGGCCGGATCTTGCCATTCATAAATTTCTTCGATTGATGAGTGAAGGTGAGGAAATTACATTATATGGAGATGGTTTTACGCGACGAGATTATACTTATATAGATGACATCATTGATGGCATAATGGCTTCAATACAATACAAAGGATCAATGTTTGAATTAATAAATCTTGGTAACAACCAAACTGTAGGGCTTTTGCAATTGATCGATGCAATTGAAACTGCATCAGGAATTGAAGCGAAGAAGGTATTTGGTTCAGAACAACCTGGGGATGTAAAACAAACATGGGCCGACATAAGCAAGGCTGAAAAAATACTAAACTATAAGCCTTCAATATCAATAAAAGAAGGTTTACCTCAATTTGTTGAATGGTACAAATCTGTTAGAGAATGA
- a CDS encoding DUF115 domain-containing protein: protein MIKKTIAKIIEYLIPEQIHLYLAKKEEVKRILTLRQNSKKDEWLSENKDKHKGERCFILATGPSLNKVDLSRIEKEYTIGVNSIYKIANEINLDYYIYVSNWYWKNHVDGIKNLKCDRKFLPVELQENLESEVPTSWINVLRPKYNSRFGYPLKVPSFFSKQPDEFFTAGGTVIFLALQLAHYLGFKEAVILGLDHTYKKDDYKKKQRGGYIYDTSKIKDAHFDKDYAPEGISVPIDLEAMENAYIMAHNIFKESGRKVLNASPGTMLEVFPKVGYNKLF, encoded by the coding sequence ATGATTAAAAAAACTATAGCAAAAATTATTGAGTATCTAATACCCGAACAGATTCACTTATACCTCGCAAAAAAGGAAGAAGTCAAAAGAATTCTGACTTTACGTCAAAATTCAAAAAAAGATGAATGGCTAAGTGAAAATAAAGATAAACACAAAGGAGAGAGATGTTTCATTCTAGCAACGGGCCCAAGTTTAAATAAAGTGGATCTATCAAGAATTGAGAAAGAATACACAATCGGAGTGAATAGCATATATAAAATTGCAAACGAAATAAATTTAGACTATTACATATATGTGTCCAATTGGTATTGGAAAAATCATGTAGACGGAATAAAAAACCTAAAATGTGATCGTAAGTTTTTGCCAGTTGAATTACAAGAGAACTTAGAATCAGAGGTACCAACAAGCTGGATAAATGTACTAAGACCAAAATATAACAGTAGATTTGGGTATCCACTTAAAGTACCATCATTCTTTTCAAAACAGCCGGATGAGTTTTTTACCGCAGGTGGTACAGTAATTTTCTTAGCGCTTCAGTTAGCACATTACCTTGGATTTAAAGAAGCAGTTATTTTAGGGTTAGATCATACCTATAAAAAGGATGATTACAAAAAGAAGCAACGAGGTGGTTACATTTATGATACCTCAAAAATCAAAGATGCACATTTTGATAAAGATTATGCGCCAGAAGGTATTTCAGTACCAATTGATTTAGAAGCAATGGAAAATGCGTATATAATGGCTCATAATATATTCAAAGAATCCGGACGGAAAGTCTTAAACGCCTCACCGGGAACAATGCTAGAAGTTTTTCCTAAAGTAGGCTATAACAAGTTATTTTAA
- a CDS encoding HAD family hydrolase: MTQLSIKQYDLILFDHDGVVLDSNWIKYDNIKKVTAPYIQNSQEQGEFLDYFIGNSGVPREEKLLKYFKESDFEDIMRAYNELNLQTLKGAGIVPGLENLLTFIQDKNVPMRIVSGGDEAEVKEVMDHKKLSTYFTHIHGGPKSKKYHLLKMNLPKNVLFFGDSKKDYEVATEFGLDFIFIYGFTAMSDWGNFFCSMNDVLLIKDYTDLQIN, translated from the coding sequence ATGACACAGTTAAGTATAAAACAGTACGATCTGATCCTGTTCGATCATGACGGTGTAGTTTTAGATAGTAACTGGATTAAGTATGACAATATTAAAAAAGTCACTGCTCCATACATCCAAAACTCACAGGAGCAGGGTGAATTTCTAGATTATTTTATTGGAAATAGTGGTGTTCCGAGAGAAGAGAAACTACTTAAGTACTTTAAAGAGTCTGATTTTGAGGACATTATGCGAGCTTATAATGAACTTAATCTGCAGACACTAAAGGGAGCAGGTATTGTCCCGGGTCTTGAGAATCTTCTTACATTTATTCAAGATAAGAACGTACCTATGAGGATCGTCTCTGGGGGGGATGAAGCTGAAGTAAAAGAAGTTATGGATCACAAGAAATTGAGCACTTATTTCACGCATATTCATGGAGGTCCCAAGTCTAAAAAATATCATTTACTTAAAATGAATCTTCCTAAAAATGTCCTATTTTTCGGGGATAGTAAAAAAGACTATGAAGTAGCCACTGAATTCGGGTTGGATTTTATCTTTATCTATGGATTTACAGCAATGAGTGATTGGGGAAATTTTTTTTGCTCAATGAATGATGTCTTGCTTATAAAAGACTATACAGATTTACAAATAAACTAA
- a CDS encoding polysaccharide biosynthesis tyrosine autokinase, translating into MHLNGSNGTPKNPSHIENNFSSEEREVDLLKLANLLLLNKWKIIAITSVFTIGAMIFSLSLTPIYSSSGTIIISESKNRYSYAGSDLSNLLTTTYGIGVGSTIANELQILRSVSLSYQLAEKILEIQKDETGNIYPIVMRSYPDNPVSTSVDTVAMRFRGLISFSQIDPEADLVRISFESPSPYEASEIVNMTMDTYSSISTDQNRRMAVDALTFLRGEKSKIQEQLEVVEDSLKTFMDQSQLIAVDPQTEKLIVNISGAEVERKEVEIALVAVNSSLEEYQQQLNEIKPGLANQYSEAFGAIIERYQFALSELETEKLLLEVKNPNITDEHSEIIRIQSQIDQFKLRIKSVTDDLLENDSALNLSFASRGDGSVMKRLAEISEKLIELEVEKTKYKTQLNFLNEYYESLNLEFEKLPNDIIELAKLQRNVKINEELFLLVSSQYAEMSLWEKTQFGLGRPLDKALVPLEPIKPRKKIITIIGFFFGGFLAVGFVLIRNLIDDKITSTDSIKDFKLPLLGTIPDFSILDGLDSNERQFIDDKSVSNQLITFLDHISPISEAYRRLRINVVYANPDKVHRVIMVTSATKGEGKSTLAANLAVTFSEAEKSVLLIDLDLRRPTQHKIFGENREPGLTDSLFETIKISDITRETIAPNVDLITVGKKTPEPATVLDSKRLKQLIDKLSERYDHIILDTAPYGIISDSASLLRLVDGIVVVSRFNVTTKRELKYTLEGLNHLNADVLGVVLNAFDPKRSTDYYTNYSYYKRTYSEYYQEEV; encoded by the coding sequence ATGCATCTTAACGGTTCAAATGGAACACCAAAAAATCCTTCTCATATTGAGAATAATTTTTCCTCAGAAGAAAGGGAAGTTGACCTATTAAAACTCGCCAATCTTCTTCTCCTAAACAAATGGAAAATAATAGCGATTACTTCTGTATTTACAATTGGTGCTATGATTTTCTCATTGTCACTTACTCCAATTTACAGTAGTAGTGGTACTATAATTATAAGTGAAAGTAAAAATAGATATTCATATGCAGGATCAGATCTTTCGAATTTATTAACTACCACATACGGAATAGGAGTTGGAAGCACCATTGCTAATGAATTGCAAATTCTTAGAAGTGTTTCTCTAAGCTACCAATTAGCAGAAAAGATACTAGAGATACAAAAAGATGAAACTGGAAACATTTATCCTATTGTTATGAGATCATATCCAGACAATCCTGTTTCCACATCTGTAGATACGGTAGCTATGCGTTTTCGAGGCCTCATATCATTCTCACAAATAGATCCAGAGGCCGACCTAGTAAGAATTTCGTTCGAGAGCCCCTCACCATATGAAGCTTCTGAGATAGTAAATATGACTATGGATACATATTCATCGATCTCAACAGATCAAAATAGAAGAATGGCTGTTGATGCACTAACCTTCCTTAGAGGAGAAAAAAGTAAGATTCAAGAACAATTAGAAGTTGTCGAAGACTCTCTTAAGACTTTTATGGATCAGTCCCAACTCATTGCAGTAGACCCACAAACTGAAAAATTGATAGTAAATATTTCAGGAGCAGAAGTCGAACGTAAAGAGGTTGAAATTGCTCTTGTAGCAGTAAACTCATCGCTTGAAGAATATCAGCAGCAATTAAATGAGATCAAACCCGGTCTCGCTAATCAATATTCTGAAGCCTTTGGAGCTATTATTGAGCGTTATCAATTTGCATTATCAGAACTAGAGACTGAAAAGCTATTGTTAGAAGTCAAAAACCCTAATATTACAGATGAACACTCTGAAATAATAAGAATTCAATCTCAAATTGATCAATTTAAATTACGGATTAAAAGTGTTACTGATGATCTTTTAGAAAATGATTCAGCTTTAAATTTAAGCTTTGCAAGCAGAGGTGATGGATCAGTTATGAAACGCTTAGCTGAAATTTCTGAAAAACTCATAGAACTTGAGGTAGAAAAAACAAAATATAAGACTCAGCTTAATTTCTTAAATGAATACTATGAGTCACTAAATCTTGAATTCGAAAAACTTCCAAATGACATTATAGAATTAGCGAAATTACAGAGAAATGTTAAAATTAATGAAGAGCTTTTTCTACTAGTTTCCAGTCAATATGCTGAAATGAGTTTATGGGAAAAAACTCAATTTGGGTTGGGACGCCCACTTGATAAAGCACTAGTTCCTTTAGAACCTATAAAGCCGAGAAAAAAAATTATCACTATCATAGGTTTCTTTTTTGGAGGTTTTTTGGCTGTTGGATTTGTACTTATAAGAAATCTAATTGATGATAAGATAACTTCAACAGATTCAATTAAAGATTTCAAATTACCTCTCTTAGGAACTATTCCTGACTTTTCTATATTGGATGGCCTTGACTCTAATGAACGACAATTCATAGATGATAAATCTGTATCCAATCAACTAATTACCTTTTTAGATCATATTTCCCCAATTTCTGAAGCGTATAGAAGACTTCGTATCAACGTGGTTTATGCAAACCCTGATAAAGTACACCGAGTAATCATGGTAACTAGTGCAACTAAGGGGGAAGGGAAAAGCACACTAGCTGCTAACCTAGCTGTTACTTTTTCAGAAGCTGAAAAGAGTGTTCTTTTAATTGACCTCGACTTGCGAAGACCAACACAGCACAAAATTTTTGGTGAAAATAGAGAACCAGGTTTAACTGATTCGTTATTCGAAACAATTAAGATAAGCGACATTACTAGAGAGACCATTGCTCCAAATGTTGATTTAATCACTGTTGGTAAAAAGACTCCTGAACCTGCTACTGTTCTTGATAGTAAGCGATTAAAACAGTTGATTGATAAGCTTTCGGAGCGGTACGATCATATTATCTTAGATACTGCGCCTTATGGTATTATTTCAGATTCTGCTTCCTTATTGAGACTTGTAGATGGAATTGTAGTGGTATCAAGGTTCAATGTTACTACCAAAAGAGAATTAAAGTATACTCTTGAAGGCTTAAATCACCTTAATGCTGATGTTTTAGGAGTTGTACTAAATGCATTTGATCCAAAGCGAAGTACTGATTATTACACTAATTACTCTTATTACAAACGAACGTATAGTGAGTATTATCAAGAAGAAGTTTAG
- a CDS encoding aldehyde dehydrogenase — translation MIRIGINGIGRIGKAIFRNNLKNNFFDVVAINDINPDINNIAYQINYDTLYGKLDDKYHVEGENLVSVHNTIKVFNNPHIDDVPWEEVGVDFVIDASGVLDNVIRAKNAIKKNKLKKVIVTHSPKEVDFTMVLGANEEKFDADKHQVISSSICDATALGPVVRIIKDNFGINSGWVTTLHPWLNYQNLMDGSASSWSVPGEIYHHYALGRSSIGNIIPKPTSAMNATCKVVDEITEDKIGVFSYRTPHAIVGSADLTLNLSKETTKRDVIRAFEKVEKQQLWPIIHNNLEPLVSLDFMGTSYSAVVDHRWTDLVQGKALKLVLWYDNEWGYSSRVIDQIKFIESKL, via the coding sequence ATGATTCGAATTGGAATAAACGGCATAGGCCGTATTGGTAAGGCCATTTTTCGCAATAATTTAAAAAACAACTTCTTTGATGTAGTTGCGATTAATGACATTAATCCTGATATAAACAATATTGCATATCAGATTAATTATGATACACTTTATGGTAAGTTAGATGATAAATACCATGTGGAAGGTGAAAACCTTGTTAGTGTCCATAATACAATTAAGGTGTTCAACAATCCTCACATTGATGACGTTCCATGGGAAGAAGTGGGTGTTGACTTTGTGATTGATGCTTCAGGCGTGTTAGATAATGTTATAAGGGCAAAAAATGCGATTAAAAAAAATAAATTAAAGAAAGTGATTGTAACTCATTCCCCAAAGGAAGTAGACTTTACTATGGTTCTAGGGGCAAATGAGGAAAAATTTGACGCTGACAAACATCAGGTTATTTCATCAAGTATCTGTGACGCTACGGCCCTGGGACCGGTTGTAAGAATTATTAAAGATAATTTTGGTATTAATTCAGGGTGGGTAACAACATTACACCCTTGGTTAAACTATCAAAATTTAATGGATGGATCCGCTAGTTCGTGGTCTGTTCCTGGTGAAATTTATCACCACTATGCACTTGGTCGATCTTCAATTGGTAATATTATACCAAAGCCAACCTCAGCGATGAATGCAACGTGTAAGGTTGTCGATGAAATAACAGAAGATAAAATTGGAGTTTTTTCTTATCGGACTCCTCATGCTATTGTTGGTAGTGCAGATCTAACGCTAAATCTCTCTAAAGAAACTACAAAACGCGATGTAATTCGTGCATTTGAGAAAGTTGAAAAACAGCAATTATGGCCTATTATTCACAATAATCTGGAACCACTGGTCTCTCTAGATTTTATGGGAACCAGCTATTCAGCAGTTGTAGATCACAGATGGACAGATTTGGTTCAAGGAAAGGCATTGAAGTTAGTTCTCTGGTATGATAATGAATGGGGCTATTCTTCGAGGGTGATCGACCAAATTAAATTTATTGAATCAAAACTATGA
- the cysQ gene encoding 3'(2'),5'-bisphosphate nucleotidase: MIEDIIKIAKQAGVKILEYYNEEIEVTHKKDESPLTKADLAAHHEIINGIRSIDPNTPIISEESGVPDFDERKNWNKFWIVDPLDGTKEFIKKNGEFTVNIALIENGEPILGVVYTPAMDLTYYAEKGLGSFKQVGNDIPVRIFSERADKSSPLSMIESRSHGSQELEDFLQKEDLNIKERIKSGSSLKICLVAEGKADFYPRMAPTMEWDVAAGDCVYRNSAKEGQHPSELMYNKENLLNPSFILGF, encoded by the coding sequence ATGATTGAAGATATCATCAAGATTGCCAAGCAGGCTGGGGTAAAAATACTTGAGTATTATAATGAAGAGATAGAAGTTACTCATAAAAAAGATGAGTCTCCTTTGACAAAGGCTGATTTGGCAGCGCATCATGAAATTATAAATGGAATAAGGTCCATAGATCCCAACACACCTATAATCTCTGAGGAATCTGGAGTTCCAGATTTTGACGAAAGAAAAAACTGGAATAAGTTTTGGATTGTTGATCCTCTAGATGGCACCAAGGAATTCATCAAAAAAAACGGCGAGTTTACGGTAAATATCGCTCTTATTGAAAATGGTGAGCCAATCTTGGGAGTAGTATATACCCCAGCTATGGATCTCACTTACTATGCTGAAAAAGGGCTTGGCTCCTTCAAGCAAGTTGGAAATGATATTCCAGTGCGAATTTTTTCTGAACGAGCTGACAAATCAAGTCCTTTAAGCATGATCGAAAGCAGATCTCATGGATCTCAAGAGTTAGAAGATTTTCTTCAGAAAGAAGATCTAAACATCAAGGAAAGAATTAAATCGGGAAGTTCTTTAAAAATATGCTTAGTAGCCGAAGGTAAAGCAGATTTTTACCCTAGAATGGCGCCAACCATGGAGTGGGATGTGGCAGCTGGTGATTGTGTATATCGGAATTCGGCTAAAGAGGGACAGCATCCATCCGAACTAATGTACAACAAAGAAAATTTATTAAACCCATCATTTATTTTGGGCTTTTAA